In the Afipia sp. GAS231 genome, CCGGCGTGAGGCTCGCCAGCATCATCCCGCCGCACGCCCGCGATAAGGTGAACGCTGCGATGGCCGAAAACGGCGTGCCGTTCGATATCAACGCGCTGAAGCCGGAAAACCTTGAGGAATTAGTCGAACAGCTCAATGACCTCACGGTCGATGTCGATCAGGAACGCACCAAGGTGCGGATTTTCTGCGAATAGGGTCGTTCGTGGCACAAAAGAAGGCGGCGCAAGGAATGCGCCGCCTTTCCAATTCAAGAAGCCATGCCGTTACGGGCAAGAGTTACGGGCAAGGATGCCGGTAGCCGTCATTGCCAAGATAGGTGCCTGAGTTCGGATCGTAGGAACGATAGCGCTGCATGCAATAGCCGACGGAATCGTCGTCAGCGGGCGCCGGAGCCACCGCCACCGCACCATCGTCATAAGATCCGTCATCATAATATCCGGACGCGTAGGCCGGGCCGCCATAGCCGCCATAATAGCCGCCCGAGGCAATGGCGCCGCCGATCACAGCACCTGCGACTGCGCCGGGAATGAAGCCGCCGCCACCGCCACCGCGATAGTAACCGCCTCCGCCGCCGCCGCGGTAATAACCGCCGCCACCACCGCCACTGAAGCGCGGGCCGGGCGCGCCGCCGCCGCCATTAAAGCGCGGAACACCGCCACCACCGGCTTGCGGAACGCCGCCGCCCTTGAAGCCGCCGCCACCGCCGCCGGGGGCTCTCGCGCCACCACCGCCGCCGCCCTTGTAGCCGGGGACAGCCTGGGCGAAGCTCGCGCTCGGCAACACCACGGGCAACACCAGCGCCAATATGGCGGCGGTACTCAAAACCTTAAGATTGATCATTCCTGGCTCCATCTGCGGGATATAGCCCAACCCTTTCAGGGGGTGGACGTTCCCGAGCCCGCGCACCGATCGTGCGCACCGCTCACCCTGTCAGATAGGAACTGTATGCGTGATGAACAGATTGCGCCGGTTCCGCGACAATGCGCCGCTGACGCGCGGGGCCTCCAAACAGCCATCAGGGACGCCGAAATCGCCGGTTCGAACAGGGCAGGGATACCGTCGCCCCGTCTGGACAATTCGGCCCGCCGATGGCATCAGAACGGCACGTACTCTCCAACCGGCCGAGTCCCTATGAAGCAGTTTCTGCTCAAGTTTTTCACATGGTGGAGCGGCCAGACCTTTGGCACGCAATTGTGGACGTGGCGGTTCGGCGAACTGGTCGGCCAGGACGCGCAGGGCAACACCTACTATCGCACCAAGGGCGGCAAGATCGACCCGACGCTTGGTTTCCAGCGGCGCTGGGTCGTCTACAACGGCTATGCCGAAGCGACCAAGATCCCGCCGGAGTGGCACGGCTGGATGCATCACACCGTCGACGTCGCGCCGACCGAAGAGAGCTACACGCCGCGCGAATGGGAAAAGCCGCATATCCCGAACCTGACCGGCACGCCGCAGGCCTATCGCCCGTCCGGCTCGACGCTCGCCAGCGGCCGCCGGCCCAAGGCCACCGGCGACTACCAGGCCTGGACGCCGGGTAACTAAAATCGTGTTCATGGCGTCACGGCGCGCAACGCTGTTGTGCCCGACGGAATACCGCATTGGGCTCTACGCGAAGAGGACCGCTTGATCTGGATGTCCCCGCATAGATGTTGAAGCGGGGGCACGACGTTGAGCCGGCCTCTCGCATTTTTAGACGCAGTACAGCCGTGGCGCATTGCGCGGAAATCGACCTGTCATAGAAACTGTCGAGCACGTGCGTGGCGGACGCACAGGCAAGATTACTGCCGCTTTCGGCGCGATAACGGACATGGCCGGACATGCTGCCAATTCGACGCGGTGGCGAATGGACCCGAACGGAACTGAGCCGTACGACGCGGTGGTGCTTCCAAGCCGGGCTATTTCGAGAAGGTTGACTGGGCGCATCCTTGCTGAATCAGGATGTCGGTCTCCGGTCATTTCTCCTTAAAATGCCAAACCCCGTCCCAATCGGCCGGCGGCGGACTGCTGCGCAACAGGCTGATACGTTCGATAAACAGGCGGGACGGTCCATCTTGGGCGTCGCCGAGCTGGCAGCTTTCGAAGCACCGCTGCGCCTCTTCCCAGTCCTGCCGGCGATAGGCGGCCAAGCCGTTCGCGTACATCTCGCGAAGCTGAATCTGCTCCGGCGCGATCTCGCCTGCGCGGCCCATTGCTTCATAGATGCGGACCGGCTCGGTTTTGCCGGCGACCGTGATGAGATCAAGCTCGCGTGCCTCAATGACGTGCTGGGCCGTTCGATAGGTCTCTTCGCTGAGGATGAGCGAGGTGCCATAGAGTTTGTTGATACTCTCCAGACGCGAGGCGAGATTCACCGTGTCGCCGATCACGGTATAGGACCGTGACGAATCCGAGCCGATGGTCCCGACCACGGCTTCGCCGGTAGCGATGCCCATACGGATGGCAAGTTCGGGCGGATTGCGTCGCATCCCGGTGATCTCGGGCAACTGTGCGCGAAGCTGGATGACCGCTTCCTGTTGTGCCAACGCCGCGAGGCAGGCATCGCTGGCGTGGTCGTCGCCGGCAGAGAAGGGTGAGACCCAAAAGGCCATGACGGCGTCACCGATATATTTGTCGATGAAGCCGCGATGGGCATGAATGACCTCGGCGACCGTTCCGAAATAGCTGTTCAGCAGGTTGACGACGGCGCTCGCGGTCAGTTGCTCGCTGATGCCGCTGAAGTCCTTGATGTCGGAAAAAAAGATCGTGAGCGTACGGCGCTCAGCCTGTTCGGCGCCGCTGCCGATTAAACGGCTGACGATGCGTGGGTCGACGAATTTGCCGAAGGTATCCTTGATACGCTCCCGCGTGCGAAGCTCCTCGACCATCCGATTAAACGACAGCGCGAGTTCGCCGACCTCGTCACGCGTGAGGATCGACAACGGCTCCGAAACCGAGCCGGCCTCGATGGCGCGGGTGCCGACGACCAACTGGCGAAGACCTCCGACGACACGCGCCGATCCCACCGCGCTGACGCCGAGGCCAATGCCGCAGGCGAGCAGGAACAAGCCAAAGCTCAAGTAAGTGTTAAGCCGTTGTCGGGCGAGTACATCGCGGGTTGCGCGATCCGTGAGACCGGCGAGGTTAAGGCGGACCTCGGAAAGGTCCGGTCCGAAAGCCTGGGCATATTTGGCGAAGCCAAGCGAAGCCGTCCGGGCATCCTCACGCCGGCCATCGACAAGGGCAGCCATTACCTGCTCGCCAGTAGCGAGAAACCCCTCCAGGCTGCGGATTAGATACTTGAACGCTCCCTCGATGCGCGCCAGTTCGACGCGCTCCGAAGTCCCGTAGCCCCGGTCCTTGATTGCCTTGGCGATCAATGCCGTTGCCGCGTCAGCATCGACGCGCAATTCGTCGCCGACCTGCTTTTTTGCGGCAATTGCCGCCGCCAGTTCTGGAGGATTCAGGGGATCGAGCCGCAGCGCACGCAAAATACCGAGTTCGTACCTGTCGGTATCGACATCGAGCTCTGCGACCAGCCGCGTCAGCGGCAGTTCGTATTCGGCGATGTTGCTGATTTGATCGCTGTCCAGCTTTTGAACAATGGCGAGGACGCCGACCACAGCGCCAAACAGCGCCAGCAGGATGCCGGCAAGAAGAAAAATTTTCTTGCGGATCGTCATTGGACGGCCCCCCGCGACATCGAAAGACGCGTTCGAATTGAGCTAGCCCTCAGTCGGAGACAGGATTTAAGCAGTTCCACCGGACTTCAGCAAACACCGGCGCCCAACGCCTGCGATGCGCAAGCAGGCCCGGTTTTGGCACATCGCGTCGTTTCGCTGCTGCGCAGCAACGGCATTGATCGCCAAGGCAATCAAGGACCGGGGCTATCGGGGCGTAGCGGACGCTGGCGAGCCGCTGGCGCGGGCCGCGCACAGGCAGCCTGTGAACAACGGGATCAGCGGGGACATCTATCGCCGCGGTCTTGAGCGTTCGGCGTCGTCGCGGTTCAATGCGACATCTTACGGAGATGGGAGACCATCGCGTCGGTGTCGGGCTCCAGTTCGCGACTGCCCCGATTTGCAGCGGTCACCGAGTAGGACACGGCCGGGAAATAGGCCCCTGGTGCAGAGGTTCTGAAATCGCCCGCTAGTCTAGTGTCGGCGTCGAACTCTGATAAAACATCTCGCCATCGTCACTAAGCGCCCGCC is a window encoding:
- a CDS encoding adenylate/guanylate cyclase domain-containing protein; its protein translation is MTIRKKIFLLAGILLALFGAVVGVLAIVQKLDSDQISNIAEYELPLTRLVAELDVDTDRYELGILRALRLDPLNPPELAAAIAAKKQVGDELRVDADAATALIAKAIKDRGYGTSERVELARIEGAFKYLIRSLEGFLATGEQVMAALVDGRREDARTASLGFAKYAQAFGPDLSEVRLNLAGLTDRATRDVLARQRLNTYLSFGLFLLACGIGLGVSAVGSARVVGGLRQLVVGTRAIEAGSVSEPLSILTRDEVGELALSFNRMVEELRTRERIKDTFGKFVDPRIVSRLIGSGAEQAERRTLTIFFSDIKDFSGISEQLTASAVVNLLNSYFGTVAEVIHAHRGFIDKYIGDAVMAFWVSPFSAGDDHASDACLAALAQQEAVIQLRAQLPEITGMRRNPPELAIRMGIATGEAVVGTIGSDSSRSYTVIGDTVNLASRLESINKLYGTSLILSEETYRTAQHVIEARELDLITVAGKTEPVRIYEAMGRAGEIAPEQIQLREMYANGLAAYRRQDWEEAQRCFESCQLGDAQDGPSRLFIERISLLRSSPPPADWDGVWHFKEK
- a CDS encoding BA14K family protein, with the protein product MINLKVLSTAAILALVLPVVLPSASFAQAVPGYKGGGGGGARAPGGGGGGFKGGGVPQAGGGGVPRFNGGGGAPGPRFSGGGGGGYYRGGGGGGYYRGGGGGGFIPGAVAGAVIGGAIASGGYYGGYGGPAYASGYYDDGSYDDGAVAVAPAPADDDSVGYCMQRYRSYDPNSGTYLGNDGYRHPCP
- a CDS encoding NADH:ubiquinone oxidoreductase subunit NDUFA12, with protein sequence MKQFLLKFFTWWSGQTFGTQLWTWRFGELVGQDAQGNTYYRTKGGKIDPTLGFQRRWVVYNGYAEATKIPPEWHGWMHHTVDVAPTEESYTPREWEKPHIPNLTGTPQAYRPSGSTLASGRRPKATGDYQAWTPGN